The following proteins come from a genomic window of Trifolium pratense cultivar HEN17-A07 linkage group LG4, ARS_RC_1.1, whole genome shotgun sequence:
- the LOC123924631 gene encoding deSI-like protein At4g17486 translates to MGVESASSSSNSWSQYDEDDNSSKNNSSVVVLNVYDLTPINNYMYWFGFGIFHSGIEVYGKEYGFGAHDFPASGVFEVEPKNCPGFIYRCSINLGQIKISPTEFRTFIENMASEYHGDTYHLISKNCNHFTDDVSLRLIGKHVPGWVNRLAKLGALCSCLLPESLQVTSVKQLPEYHECSEDEFVDSLSTATPHGSPEIDNEQEKHLLSPSSRTEDVTFVKEAHTN, encoded by the exons ATGGGAGTGGAGAGTGCTTCTTCTAGCTCAAATTCATGGTCACAGTATGATGAAGATGATAATAGTAGCAAAAATAATAGCAGTGTTGTGGTTTTGAATGTCTATGATCTTACTCCGATTAATAATTACATGTATTGGTTTGGATTTGGGATCTTTCACTCCGGCATTGAAG TGTATGGTAAGGAGTATGGATTTGGAGCCCATGACTTCCCAGCTAGTGGAGTTTTTGAAGTTGAGCCAAAGAATTGCCCTGGATTCATATATAGATGTTCCATCAATTTGGGCCAAATAAAAATAAGCCCTACAGAATTCCGGACATTTATTGAAAACATGGCTTCAGAGTATCATGGCGACACGTATCACCTTATATCTAAGAACTGCAATCATTTTACAGATGATGTCTCATTAAGATTGATCGGAAAACATGTCCCGGGTTGGGTGAATCGGCTTGCTAAGCTAG GTGCTTTGTGCAGCTGTCTACTTCCTGAAAGTCTTCAAGTAACAAGTGTTAAACAGCTACCCGAATACCATGAGTGCTCGG AAGATGAATTTGTGGACTCTCTCTCAACTGCCACACCCCACGGATCACCAGAAATAGACAACGAGCAAGAAAAACATCTTCTGTCACCATCATCTCGTACCGAGGATGTTACTTTCGTTAAAGAAGCCCACACAAATTGA